The DNA window GCAGCCCAAGCCGCCGCGCTCTTCTTTTAACTGGCCGGCGCGCCGGGGTCAAGCGGCGGGACGTCGGGGTCCGGGGCAGCGCGGGTTAACAGGTCCGCGAGTTCCGTCATCCCGAGGAAGCGGGCGACGGCGATGAACGCGGCGGCCCCGACCGCCACGCCGCCGAAACACTGAACGGCGTAGAGAGGCCGGCCGGCAAGGGACAGGAGCGGGACAGCCCAATGGATGACGGCCCAGACGGCGGCGCCCATGACGGCGGTGGCGAGGAGTGTGCGGCCGGCGCTCGCCGCCACGCCGCGCCAATCGAGCCCGGCCGAACGGCGGCTGAGGATCCGCGCGAGCACCACCGTTTGAAACACCGCCGACAGCGCGGTCGCGAGCGCCAGTCCGCCCTCGGCCATCGGCCAGACGAGGATGAGGTTGCACACGAAGTTGAGGCCGGCGGCGAGCATGGCGATGCGTCGCGGCGTGCGGATGTTCTGGATCGCGTAGAACGCCCGGACGAGGATGTGGTTGGCCGAGTACGACCAAAGGCCCAGCGCGTAGAGGCTGGCGACGCGCGCGGTCCGCTCGACGGCGTCGGGCATCTCGTGGAATTTGCCGTGGTCGAAGACGAGGCGAATCAGCGGCTCGCACAGCAGGATGATGCCGAGGCCGGCGGGCAGGCCGATGAAGAGCGTCAGGCGCAGGGCGTGCGACGCCGTCCGCGCCATCCCCGCGAGGTCCTTGCGCACCGCGTAGCGCGTCAGGACGGGAAAGATGACGGTCGCCAGGCCGATGCCGAACACCCCCAGAGGGAACTGGTAGATGAGCGGGCCGTAATAGAGCACCGAAGCCGCCCCGGTCTTCATCGGATAGGGTACCCGCCACGGGCCGAAAGCGAATGATTCGGGTGCGGTCGCGGAGGCGTCGGCGGCCGGGGCGTCGGCCGACACGTTCGGGCTCAAGAGGTTCGCCATCAGCGAATCCATGAACACATTAATCTGAATGACGCCGACCGCCAGGATAACGGGCCCCAGGAGTCCGACGACGCGCCGGAGGCCTTCGTCCCGAGGGTCCCAGAGCGGATGGAACTCGAGGCCCACCCGCCGCATGGCAGGCAGTTGGACGGCGATCTCCACCAGGCCG is part of the Planctomycetota bacterium genome and encodes:
- a CDS encoding polysaccharide biosynthesis C-terminal domain-containing protein, whose translation is MAAVLFPFAIFVCLVALLQAALNCCRHFVMPALAPVLLNLFIIGGAVAAGLWVAGDRATQAYVIAGAILVAGLVEIAVQLPAMRRVGLEFHPLWDPRDEGLRRVVGLLGPVILAVGVIQINVFMDSLMANLLSPNVSADAPAADASATAPESFAFGPWRVPYPMKTGAASVLYYGPLIYQFPLGVFGIGLATVIFPVLTRYAVRKDLAGMARTASHALRLTLFIGLPAGLGIILLCEPLIRLVFDHGKFHEMPDAVERTARVASLYALGLWSYSANHILVRAFYAIQNIRTPRRIAMLAAGLNFVCNLILVWPMAEGGLALATALSAVFQTVVLARILSRRSAGLDWRGVAASAGRTLLATAVMGAAVWAVIHWAVPLLSLAGRPLYAVQCFGGVAVGAAAFIAVARFLGMTELADLLTRAAPDPDVPPLDPGAPAS